The following are from one region of the Microbacterium sp. BK668 genome:
- the rocD gene encoding ornithine--oxo-acid transaminase, giving the protein MTPSQSPTLDTSTIRIIGSEEQHVAHNYHPLPVVISRGEGSWVTDVEGKRYLDLLSAYSALNFGHRHPALVAAAEEQLGRLTLTSRAYHNDRLGEFATALADLCKKDVVLPMNTGAEAVETGIKVARAWAYRVKGVAPFSATIVVANGNFHGRTTTIVGFSDDPQARADFGPFTPGFVSVPFGDAEAIEAAITPETAAVLVEPIQGEAGVVIPPKGYLRAVREICTRHDVLFIADEIQSGLGRVGETFACDREGVVPDVYLLGKALGGGILPLSAVVADHEVLGVIQPGEHGSTFGGNPLASAVGKRVVEMLATGEFQTRAAALGEHLEAKLAELVGNGVTAVRIAGLWAGIDIDPARGTGRDVAERLLARGVLVKDTHGQTIRIAPPLVIRATELDWAVEQLKVVLEP; this is encoded by the coding sequence ATGACCCCCTCGCAGAGCCCGACGCTCGACACCTCCACGATCCGCATCATCGGGTCGGAGGAGCAGCACGTCGCGCACAACTACCACCCGCTCCCCGTGGTCATCTCGCGCGGAGAGGGATCCTGGGTGACGGATGTCGAGGGCAAGCGCTACCTCGACCTGCTCTCGGCGTATTCCGCCCTCAACTTCGGCCACCGGCATCCGGCTCTCGTCGCCGCCGCAGAGGAGCAGCTCGGACGCCTCACGCTCACGAGCCGCGCGTATCACAACGACCGGCTCGGGGAGTTCGCGACGGCGCTGGCCGACCTGTGCAAGAAGGACGTCGTGCTGCCCATGAACACGGGCGCCGAGGCCGTGGAGACGGGCATCAAGGTCGCCCGTGCGTGGGCGTACCGCGTGAAGGGCGTCGCGCCGTTCTCGGCGACGATCGTCGTGGCCAACGGCAACTTCCACGGGCGCACGACGACGATCGTCGGCTTCAGCGACGATCCGCAGGCGCGCGCCGACTTCGGTCCGTTCACGCCCGGGTTCGTGTCGGTGCCGTTCGGGGATGCCGAGGCCATCGAGGCGGCGATCACCCCCGAGACGGCTGCCGTCCTGGTGGAGCCGATCCAGGGCGAGGCGGGCGTCGTCATCCCGCCGAAGGGCTATCTGCGTGCCGTGCGCGAGATCTGCACGCGGCACGACGTGCTCTTCATCGCGGACGAGATCCAGTCCGGCCTCGGCCGCGTGGGGGAGACCTTCGCGTGCGACCGGGAGGGTGTCGTGCCCGACGTCTACCTCCTCGGCAAGGCCCTGGGCGGAGGCATCCTCCCCCTCTCGGCGGTCGTCGCCGACCACGAGGTGCTCGGCGTCATCCAGCCGGGTGAGCACGGGTCGACCTTCGGCGGGAACCCGCTCGCGTCGGCCGTGGGCAAGCGGGTGGTCGAGATGCTCGCGACCGGGGAGTTCCAGACGCGGGCGGCCGCGCTCGGCGAGCACCTCGAGGCGAAGCTGGCCGAGCTCGTCGGCAACGGCGTGACGGCGGTTCGCATCGCGGGACTCTGGGCCGGGATCGACATCGATCCGGCCCGGGGCACGGGCCGCGACGTCGCCGAGCGTCTGCTCGCCCGCGGTGTGCTGGTCAAGGACACGCACGGGCAGACGATCCGCATCGCGCCGCCTCTGGTCATCCGCGCGACCGAGCTCGACTGGGCGGTCGAGCAGCTGAAGGTCGTCCTCGAGCCCTGA
- a CDS encoding molybdopterin-dependent oxidoreductase codes for MTRAAVAPPDVAPRPSLLTGAAAGVAAVVLGAGVGEFVAAIVASPSSPFSVVGGVLIDLAPSWAKDAAISLFGTGDKVALLVGIAIVLLVAAAGVGVLEARRPWWGVTICAGLGTVVAGLAMTRTEATEMSWLPPLIAGLAAAVVLRVLTRLAWRATDAEAAAAAAEAASPAVLAMPDEDHPDDDAVGTGEDVRGPADASRRRFLVWAGSAAAAGILTAALGSALRAGVRTVEAVRSTLRLPRPAMPAPAVPAGAQVDVVGAVPVVTPNRSFYRIDTALIVPQVDPATWSLRIFGMVEEEVVIDWDELLSLPLEESWTTLVCVSNPVGGNLIGNAKWLGHPIRDLLARARPTADADMVLSRSIDGFTASTPLEVLQEEDRNAILAVGMNDEPLPAEHGFPVRMVVPGLYGYVSATKWVTELEVTRFDRARAYWTDRGWSAKGPVKLQSRIDVPRRNQGLSPGDTVIAGVAWQQHVGVSKVEVQIDDGPWQEATLATAISDDTWVQWSLPWRAAPGQHSIRCRATNAVGETQTEKDSWPEPDGATGWQQLNVSVA; via the coding sequence ATGACCCGTGCGGCGGTCGCACCTCCCGACGTCGCGCCGCGGCCCTCGCTCCTCACGGGCGCGGCCGCGGGCGTGGCAGCCGTCGTGCTGGGGGCCGGTGTCGGCGAGTTCGTCGCGGCGATCGTGGCGTCGCCTTCGAGTCCCTTCTCCGTCGTGGGCGGAGTGCTCATCGATCTCGCGCCGTCGTGGGCGAAGGATGCCGCGATCTCGCTGTTCGGGACCGGCGACAAGGTCGCCCTGCTCGTCGGGATCGCGATCGTGCTGCTCGTCGCCGCCGCCGGAGTCGGCGTCCTCGAGGCGCGGCGGCCCTGGTGGGGAGTCACGATCTGCGCGGGCCTCGGCACGGTCGTGGCGGGGCTCGCCATGACGCGGACGGAAGCGACGGAGATGTCGTGGCTCCCCCCGCTGATCGCGGGCCTCGCCGCCGCCGTGGTCCTGCGGGTGCTGACGCGACTGGCGTGGCGGGCGACGGACGCGGAGGCCGCGGCCGCGGCCGCGGAGGCAGCATCGCCGGCGGTGCTCGCCATGCCCGACGAGGACCATCCGGACGACGACGCGGTCGGGACCGGCGAGGACGTGCGCGGCCCGGCGGATGCTTCTCGGCGGCGGTTCCTCGTCTGGGCGGGCTCGGCCGCCGCCGCCGGGATCCTCACGGCCGCACTCGGATCCGCTCTGCGCGCCGGGGTGCGGACGGTGGAGGCGGTGCGCAGCACTCTTCGCCTGCCGAGGCCCGCCATGCCCGCTCCGGCCGTGCCGGCGGGAGCCCAGGTCGACGTGGTGGGCGCGGTGCCCGTCGTGACGCCCAACCGGAGCTTCTACCGGATAGACACCGCCCTCATCGTGCCGCAGGTCGACCCGGCGACCTGGAGCCTGCGCATCTTCGGCATGGTCGAGGAGGAGGTGGTGATCGACTGGGACGAACTCCTCAGCCTGCCGCTGGAGGAGAGCTGGACGACGCTCGTGTGCGTCTCGAACCCGGTCGGCGGGAACCTCATCGGCAACGCGAAGTGGCTGGGTCACCCCATCCGCGATCTGCTCGCCCGCGCGCGGCCGACGGCGGACGCCGACATGGTGCTGTCACGGTCGATCGACGGCTTCACGGCCTCCACTCCCCTCGAAGTGCTTCAGGAGGAGGATCGCAACGCCATCCTCGCCGTCGGGATGAACGACGAGCCGCTGCCGGCCGAGCACGGCTTCCCCGTGCGCATGGTCGTGCCCGGGCTGTACGGCTACGTCTCGGCGACCAAGTGGGTGACCGAGCTCGAGGTCACCCGGTTCGATCGGGCCCGTGCGTACTGGACGGACCGCGGCTGGTCGGCGAAGGGTCCCGTCAAGCTCCAGTCGCGCATCGACGTGCCCCGGCGGAACCAGGGTCTGAGCCCCGGCGACACCGTGATCGCCGGCGTCGCGTGGCAGCAGCACGTCGGGGTGTCGAAGGTCGAGGTGCAGATCGACGACGGTCCGTGGCAGGAGGCGACCCTCGCCACGGCGATCTCGGACGACACGTGGGTGCAGTGGTCGCTCCCCTGGCGGGCCGCGCCCGGTCAGCATTCCATCCGCTGCCGCGCGACCAACGCCGTCGGCGAGACGCAGACCGAGAAGGATTCGTGGCCCGAGCCCGACGGCGCGACGGGCTGGCAGCAGCTGAACGTCAGCGTGGCCTGA
- a CDS encoding circularly permuted type 2 ATP-grasp protein has protein sequence MGDLFDGYGSTLAPRKTASGTPAFDEMFGSPAHPGAPAESRDAYRELYQALAQMTQDELRGRTDSLASSYLAQGVTFDFAGEERPFPLDAVPRIIEYDEWSRIEAGVKQRVHALEAFLDDAYGHQHCVRDGVLPAALIASSQYFYRQAAGIHSANGVRIQVSGIDLIRDEHGEMRVLEDNVRVPSGVSYVISNRRVMAQTLPELFVSMRVRPVGDYPNKLLAALRASAPAGIDDPNVVVLTPGVYNSAYFEHTLLARLMGVELVEGRDLLCVGGKVFMRTTRGPKRVDVIYRRVDDDFLDPLQFRADSMLGAPGLMLAARLGNVTIANAVGNGVADDKLLYTYVPDLIRYYLAEEPILKNVDTWRLEDPNALEEVLDRLDELVVKPVDGSGGKGLVVGPDASPAELAKLRKRLLADPRGWIAQPVVMLSTIPTLVEDGMRPRHADLRPFAVNDGDDVWVLPGGLTRVALPEGQLVVNSSQGGGSKDTWIVGGSAPGHVEYGQGQGLPGLVADQAATITAAIPIIYDGQPAVTHSPQDRPRSRVEQQAQQQQQQQGLGVQSQTVGTMSQSHIIGASLFDPAPRPRAGGGSGTGQSPVVERAKRDQTRRPSEETPC, from the coding sequence ATGGGCGATCTGTTCGACGGCTACGGCTCCACTCTGGCGCCGCGCAAGACCGCATCAGGCACGCCTGCGTTCGACGAGATGTTCGGCTCTCCCGCCCATCCGGGCGCCCCTGCCGAGTCGCGCGACGCCTACCGCGAGCTCTACCAGGCGCTCGCGCAGATGACGCAGGATGAGCTGCGCGGACGCACCGATTCGCTCGCCAGCTCCTACCTCGCCCAGGGCGTCACGTTCGACTTCGCCGGAGAGGAGCGCCCGTTCCCGCTCGACGCCGTGCCGCGCATCATCGAGTACGACGAGTGGTCGCGCATCGAGGCGGGGGTGAAGCAGCGCGTCCACGCGCTCGAGGCCTTCCTCGACGACGCCTATGGGCACCAGCACTGCGTGCGCGACGGCGTGCTGCCGGCCGCGCTCATCGCCTCGTCCCAGTACTTCTACCGCCAGGCTGCCGGCATCCACTCGGCCAACGGCGTGCGCATCCAGGTATCGGGGATCGACCTCATCCGCGACGAGCACGGCGAGATGCGCGTGCTCGAGGACAACGTGCGCGTTCCCTCGGGCGTCAGCTACGTCATCTCGAACCGCCGCGTCATGGCCCAGACCCTTCCCGAGCTCTTCGTCTCGATGCGCGTCCGGCCGGTGGGCGACTATCCGAACAAGCTCCTCGCTGCCCTGCGCGCGTCGGCCCCCGCGGGCATCGACGATCCGAACGTCGTCGTGCTGACGCCGGGGGTCTACAACTCGGCCTACTTCGAGCACACGCTGCTTGCGCGGCTGATGGGCGTCGAGCTCGTCGAGGGGCGCGATCTGCTGTGCGTCGGCGGCAAGGTGTTCATGCGCACGACGCGGGGACCCAAGCGCGTCGACGTCATCTACCGCCGGGTCGACGACGACTTCCTCGACCCGCTGCAGTTCCGCGCCGACTCCATGCTCGGGGCGCCGGGGCTCATGCTCGCCGCGCGCCTCGGCAACGTCACGATCGCCAACGCCGTGGGCAACGGCGTCGCCGACGACAAGCTGCTCTACACGTACGTCCCCGACCTCATCCGCTACTACCTGGCGGAGGAGCCGATCCTCAAGAACGTCGACACCTGGCGCCTCGAGGATCCGAACGCCCTCGAAGAGGTGCTCGACCGGCTGGACGAGCTCGTCGTGAAGCCGGTGGACGGATCGGGCGGCAAGGGTCTGGTCGTGGGCCCGGATGCCTCACCCGCGGAGCTGGCGAAGCTGCGCAAGCGGCTGCTCGCCGACCCGCGCGGGTGGATCGCGCAGCCCGTCGTCATGCTCTCGACCATCCCGACGCTCGTGGAGGACGGGATGCGGCCGCGCCACGCCGATCTCCGGCCCTTCGCCGTCAACGACGGCGATGACGTCTGGGTGCTCCCCGGCGGTCTCACGCGCGTCGCCCTTCCCGAGGGCCAGCTCGTCGTGAACTCCTCCCAGGGCGGTGGGTCGAAGGACACGTGGATCGTGGGCGGCTCCGCCCCCGGACACGTCGAATACGGACAGGGTCAGGGCCTGCCGGGGCTCGTGGCCGACCAGGCGGCGACCATCACGGCGGCGATCCCGATCATCTACGACGGGCAGCCGGCCGTGACCCATTCGCCGCAGGACCGACCCCGGTCGCGCGTCGAGCAGCAGGCGCAGCAGCAGCAACAGCAGCAGGGCCTGGGCGTCCAGTCCCAGACCGTGGGCACGATGTCCCAGTCCCACATCATCGGAGCCTCCCTGTTCGACCCTGCGCCACGCCCACGGGCCGGTGGGGGCTCGGGGACCGGTCAGTCCCCGGTCGTCGAGCGAGCGAAGCGAGACCAAACGCGCCGGCCCTCCGAGGAGACGCCGTGCTGA
- a CDS encoding alpha-E domain-containing protein, with protein sequence MLSRIAESLFWIGRYIERSDGTARILDVHLQLLLEDPWIDEDTACRSLLAVMGSFPAADIDRVTREDVLARLAVDRMNPSSIAYSLTAARENARRAREIVSTELWECLNTTNSRMPRRLQTEKVHEFFQWVRERAALAVGIVDSSTSRDEAWQFFTLGRSIERADMTARLLATRSLTEASGPSWTTILRSCGAYEAYLRTYRGMPSAKNAAEFLLLDRLFPRSIIYSISRAEDCMSAIDPRADRVGHSNTVLRALGRIRNDLEYRPISEILGELPRHMDRVQKVTREASEAIRSRFFPTQAEPSWIGELS encoded by the coding sequence GTGCTGAGCCGGATCGCCGAGAGCCTCTTCTGGATCGGCCGGTACATCGAGCGCAGCGACGGCACCGCGCGCATCCTCGACGTGCACCTGCAGCTGCTCCTCGAGGACCCGTGGATCGACGAGGACACGGCGTGCCGGTCGCTCCTGGCCGTCATGGGCTCCTTCCCGGCCGCCGACATCGACAGGGTGACCCGCGAGGACGTGCTCGCGCGGCTCGCCGTCGACCGGATGAACCCGTCGAGCATCGCGTACTCCCTCACCGCGGCCCGCGAGAACGCCCGTCGGGCCCGCGAGATCGTCAGCACCGAGCTCTGGGAATGCCTCAACACCACGAACTCGAGGATGCCTCGGCGCCTCCAGACGGAGAAGGTGCACGAGTTCTTCCAATGGGTCCGCGAGCGGGCCGCGCTCGCGGTCGGCATCGTCGACTCCTCCACGAGCCGCGACGAGGCGTGGCAGTTCTTCACCCTCGGCCGGAGCATCGAGCGGGCCGACATGACGGCGCGCCTGCTCGCGACGCGGTCGCTGACCGAGGCATCCGGTCCCTCCTGGACGACGATCCTGCGGTCGTGCGGCGCCTACGAGGCGTACCTGCGCACCTATCGCGGCATGCCGAGCGCGAAGAACGCCGCGGAGTTCCTGCTGCTGGACCGCCTGTTCCCGCGGTCGATCATCTACTCGATCTCACGTGCCGAGGACTGCATGAGCGCCATCGACCCGCGGGCCGACCGTGTGGGGCACTCCAACACGGTGCTGCGGGCGCTCGGCCGCATCCGCAACGACCTGGAGTATCGACCCATCAGCGAGATCCTCGGCGAGCTGCCGCGCCACATGGACCGCGTGCAGAAGGTCACGCGCGAGGCATCCGAGGCCATCCGCTCGAGGTTCTTCCCGACGCAGGCGGAGCCCAGCTGGATCGGAGAGCTGTCGTGA
- a CDS encoding transglutaminase family protein: MRRLRIEHATGFSYQGDVSASYNEARMLPSSTDSQFVLSSALEIDPSTSVNQYLDYFGTRVAAFDVLSPHSELKITARSLVEVRPRPIEHVDVTWDRLAREVGRAIETVEQLGQSIRTKPHPEVADIARSIASRHDHPGRAAHAIAEAIGDAVEYMHGITGVHSTAAEAWDARKGVCQDMAHITLGALREVGIPARYVSGYLHPKPNAEVGQAVTGESHAWVEWFAGDWQGFDPTNNIEIGDRHVLVGRGRDYNDVPPLRGVYAGPFKSHLHVKVSITRES; this comes from the coding sequence GTGAGGCGCCTGCGCATCGAGCACGCGACGGGCTTCTCGTACCAGGGCGACGTCTCGGCCTCGTACAACGAGGCGCGGATGCTGCCGAGCTCCACCGACAGTCAGTTCGTGCTGAGTTCCGCCCTCGAGATCGATCCGTCGACGTCGGTCAACCAGTACCTCGACTACTTCGGCACCAGGGTCGCGGCCTTCGATGTGCTCTCGCCGCACTCCGAGCTCAAGATCACGGCGCGCTCGCTCGTCGAGGTGCGCCCGCGCCCCATCGAGCACGTGGACGTCACATGGGACCGGCTCGCCCGGGAGGTCGGGCGTGCGATCGAGACCGTCGAGCAGCTTGGCCAGAGCATCCGGACGAAGCCGCATCCCGAGGTGGCAGACATCGCCCGGTCGATCGCGAGCCGGCACGACCACCCCGGCCGCGCCGCGCACGCGATCGCGGAGGCGATCGGCGACGCCGTGGAGTACATGCACGGCATCACGGGCGTCCACTCGACGGCCGCAGAGGCCTGGGACGCCCGCAAGGGCGTCTGCCAGGACATGGCGCACATCACGCTCGGCGCCCTGCGCGAGGTCGGCATCCCCGCCCGCTACGTGTCGGGCTACCTCCACCCGAAGCCCAACGCGGAGGTCGGCCAGGCCGTCACCGGCGAGTCGCACGCCTGGGTCGAGTGGTTCGCGGGGGACTGGCAGGGCTTCGACCCGACGAACAACATCGAGATCGGCGACCGTCATGTCCTCGTCGGCCGTGGCCGGGACTACAACGACGTGCCGCCGCTGCGCGGTGTGTACGCGGGACCCTTCAAGAGCCACCTGCACGTCAAGGTGAGCATCACTCGCGAGTCCTGA
- a CDS encoding MFS transporter — MSDASSRRRWAGLVFISVAVALIIVDSTIVNVAIPSIVDDLGLTSTEVLWVQEAYTFVFASLLLVFGSIADRVGRRRMMLIGVVVFTLASIGAAAAPTGEALILARFVQGIGGAMILPTSLSLLNATFRGRERGIAFAVWGSTIGGMVAVGPLLGGWLTTAFSWNWAFLINVPLGILIVVGLLLTVDESRGDVEGIDVVGGVLSIITIAALVFALIEGRTYGWWLTDKKLTIGDWEWPFTLSPVPIAFAVAAVGTVVFIWWGLRRRRLGRPALVAFRLFRIPSFRNGNITAMIVSLGEFGIILALPLWLQFVLGFDALQTGFILLSLAIGSFVASGFAGAFSGRVSAVWIVRVGILAEIVGVAAIGFVIAPDASWVPLVPALFVYGFGVGLATAQLTGVVLVDVPVAESGQASGTQSTARQLGAALGIAILGTILFSTTSGVLTAKLDDRGIPGEQRDQVVSAVVDSAGGAIAGLEQSPQTAQLADDAKAALSEGTRYAAFAAAGFLVVGLAATLSLGRGRRPEAGDDEPAGRRERGSENRADVGASVADPPT; from the coding sequence ATGTCGGATGCATCGAGTCGTCGCCGCTGGGCGGGCCTCGTCTTCATCAGCGTCGCCGTCGCGCTGATCATCGTCGACTCGACGATCGTCAACGTCGCGATCCCCTCGATCGTCGACGACCTGGGGCTCACCTCCACCGAGGTTCTGTGGGTCCAGGAGGCGTACACGTTCGTGTTCGCCTCGCTGCTGCTCGTCTTCGGGAGCATCGCCGACAGGGTCGGACGACGACGGATGATGCTGATCGGCGTCGTCGTCTTCACGCTCGCGTCGATCGGAGCCGCCGCGGCGCCCACGGGTGAGGCGCTGATCCTCGCGCGCTTCGTCCAGGGCATCGGCGGCGCCATGATCCTCCCGACCTCGCTGTCGCTCCTGAACGCCACGTTCCGCGGCCGGGAGCGCGGCATCGCCTTCGCGGTCTGGGGATCCACCATCGGAGGGATGGTGGCCGTCGGACCGCTTCTCGGCGGCTGGCTCACCACAGCGTTCTCGTGGAACTGGGCGTTCCTCATCAACGTGCCGCTCGGCATCCTGATCGTCGTCGGCCTCCTCTTGACGGTCGACGAATCCCGCGGCGACGTCGAGGGGATCGACGTCGTCGGCGGCGTGCTCTCGATCATCACGATCGCCGCGCTCGTCTTCGCCCTCATCGAGGGCCGCACGTACGGCTGGTGGCTCACCGACAAGAAGCTCACGATCGGCGACTGGGAGTGGCCCTTCACACTGTCACCCGTTCCCATCGCGTTCGCCGTCGCCGCCGTCGGGACCGTGGTGTTCATCTGGTGGGGGCTGCGCCGGCGCCGGCTCGGCAGACCTGCGCTCGTGGCATTCAGGCTCTTCCGCATCCCGTCGTTCCGCAACGGCAACATCACCGCGATGATCGTCTCGCTGGGCGAGTTCGGCATCATCCTCGCCCTGCCCCTGTGGCTGCAGTTCGTGCTCGGGTTCGATGCGCTCCAGACCGGCTTCATCCTGCTCTCCCTCGCGATCGGCTCGTTCGTCGCGAGCGGCTTCGCGGGCGCGTTCAGCGGTCGCGTCTCGGCGGTCTGGATCGTCCGGGTCGGCATCCTGGCCGAGATCGTCGGCGTGGCGGCGATCGGCTTCGTCATCGCCCCGGATGCCTCGTGGGTGCCGCTCGTGCCCGCGCTCTTCGTCTACGGGTTCGGCGTGGGACTTGCGACGGCCCAGCTCACCGGCGTGGTGCTCGTCGACGTGCCGGTCGCCGAGAGCGGCCAGGCTTCGGGGACCCAGTCGACCGCCCGCCAGCTGGGCGCCGCGCTCGGCATCGCAATCCTCGGCACGATCCTGTTCTCGACGACGTCCGGCGTCCTCACGGCGAAGCTCGACGACCGAGGCATCCCCGGAGAGCAGCGGGACCAGGTCGTCTCCGCCGTCGTCGACAGCGCGGGCGGCGCGATCGCGGGTCTCGAGCAGTCCCCGCAGACCGCGCAGCTCGCCGACGACGCGAAGGCCGCGCTCTCCGAGGGGACGCGCTACGCCGCCTTCGCGGCGGCGGGCTTCCTCGTCGTCGGCCTCGCCGCGACCCTGTCGCTCGGCCGGGGGCGCCGGCCGGAGGCCGGCGACGACGAGCCGGCCGGTCGCCGCGAACGAGGGTCGGAGAATCGCGCGGATGTCGGAGCATCCGTCGCAGATCCTCCGACGTGA
- a CDS encoding MFS transporter, whose product MFRSFSIFNYRVWFVGALISNVGQWMQATALSWVVLTELTDNDAGAMGITMALQFAPPLLLVGVTGWVADRFERRKLLAVTQTLLLVLGVAIGVLILAGAMTLLLMYAFAFALGMVAAFDNPARQAFVSDVVSRDNASNAVALNAASFNGARMIGPAVAGVVIVAVGTGWVFLVNGATFLAMLVALALIRPGELVPRAKTGGAGRLADGFRYVGKRPDLMVAFAMVFLLGAFGMNFPIFASTMAIEFGQEADGYGLLSSILAIGSLTGALLAARRDRARIRVVIGGTALFAVAAAVSAFMPTYWLYALTLMVTGFAVVTMLTTANGYVQTTTDPALRGRVLALYMAILMGGTPIGAPIVGWVAAEYGPRMAILLGALAAVAAFSIGAVWMLVSGRVHRQASHRFRLTIDETMPLRVVGPARAEFSDEVAGTTPIRLPRERGGDPVAPAKPRRA is encoded by the coding sequence ATGTTCCGCTCCTTCTCGATCTTCAACTACCGCGTGTGGTTCGTCGGAGCTCTCATCTCGAACGTCGGCCAATGGATGCAGGCCACGGCCCTCAGCTGGGTCGTGCTGACCGAGCTCACCGACAACGACGCGGGCGCGATGGGCATCACGATGGCGCTGCAGTTCGCTCCACCGCTCCTCCTCGTCGGCGTCACCGGCTGGGTCGCCGACCGCTTCGAGAGGCGCAAGCTGCTCGCGGTCACGCAGACCCTCCTCCTCGTCCTCGGCGTCGCGATCGGTGTGCTGATCCTCGCGGGCGCGATGACCCTCCTCCTCATGTACGCCTTCGCCTTCGCGCTCGGCATGGTCGCGGCCTTCGACAACCCGGCCCGCCAGGCGTTCGTCTCCGACGTCGTGTCGCGCGACAACGCCTCGAACGCCGTGGCGCTGAACGCGGCATCCTTCAACGGAGCACGGATGATCGGGCCCGCCGTCGCGGGCGTGGTCATCGTCGCCGTCGGGACGGGGTGGGTGTTCCTCGTCAACGGCGCCACATTCCTCGCGATGCTCGTCGCGCTCGCGCTCATCCGCCCCGGCGAGCTCGTGCCGCGCGCCAAGACGGGGGGCGCCGGACGCCTGGCGGACGGCTTCCGCTACGTCGGCAAGCGCCCGGATCTCATGGTCGCCTTCGCGATGGTCTTCCTCCTGGGCGCGTTCGGCATGAACTTCCCGATCTTCGCGTCGACGATGGCCATCGAGTTCGGCCAGGAAGCCGACGGCTACGGTCTCCTGAGTTCGATCCTCGCCATCGGGTCGCTCACGGGCGCCCTCCTCGCCGCCCGGCGCGACCGCGCGCGCATCCGCGTCGTGATCGGCGGGACCGCCCTTTTCGCCGTCGCCGCCGCCGTCTCGGCCTTCATGCCGACGTACTGGCTGTACGCCTTGACGCTCATGGTGACGGGATTCGCGGTCGTCACGATGCTCACGACGGCGAACGGCTACGTGCAGACGACCACCGACCCGGCGCTGCGCGGGCGCGTGCTCGCGCTCTACATGGCGATCCTGATGGGGGGCACCCCCATCGGTGCGCCGATCGTCGGCTGGGTCGCCGCAGAGTACGGACCCCGGATGGCGATCCTCCTCGGTGCCCTGGCCGCCGTCGCGGCGTTCTCGATCGGAGCGGTGTGGATGCTGGTCTCCGGCCGTGTGCACCGGCAGGCGTCCCATCGATTCCGGCTCACGATCGACGAGACCATGCCGCTGCGCGTCGTCGGTCCCGCCCGGGCGGAGTTCAGCGACGAGGTCGCCGGCACGACCCCCATCCGCCTCCCGCGCGAGCGAGGCGGCGACCCGGTCGCTCCCGCGAAGCCGCGCCGGGCCTGA
- a CDS encoding MarR family transcriptional regulator, with translation MKTTATAGHHSPDLATEASELRIATFRLARRLRAQRAIDSMSDGQFAVLATLKMYGPHTLGELAERERVSAPSMNRTVNCLEESGYLTRTPDETDRRKVNIALTDEGLDVVDETVRRRDAWLEGALSALSDDKRETLRQAAEIMREVAAL, from the coding sequence ATGAAGACGACTGCGACTGCTGGACACCATTCCCCAGACCTCGCGACCGAAGCATCCGAACTCCGCATCGCCACCTTCCGCCTCGCCCGGCGTCTGCGCGCACAGCGCGCGATCGACTCGATGAGCGACGGACAGTTCGCGGTGCTCGCGACGCTCAAGATGTACGGGCCCCACACGCTGGGCGAGCTCGCGGAACGCGAGCGCGTCTCCGCGCCCTCGATGAACCGCACGGTCAACTGCCTCGAAGAGTCGGGGTACCTCACGCGCACGCCCGACGAGACCGACCGGCGCAAGGTCAACATCGCCCTCACGGACGAGGGCCTGGACGTCGTGGATGAGACCGTGCGACGCCGCGATGCGTGGCTCGAGGGGGCACTGTCCGCCCTCTCCGACGACAAGCGCGAGACCCTGCGACAGGCCGCGGAGATCATGCGGGAGGTGGCAGCGCTGTGA
- a CDS encoding alpha/beta fold hydrolase, which produces MPEFTDAHGIAIVYDVHPAAARPRAVIQLLHGVGEHVGRYRALIDSLVAADYTVYAADFRGHGRTGMKQHGTADKLGHLGPGGLGATLAGIWQLTGIIRQEHPDLPIVVLGHSGGSFLAQKLINQHPEGYAGLILSGSALRMPGYLRTGGHNKPWAGESATGTEWLAADPEVGVAFAADPLTTGEAPLKLFGPIEVAKIYGLPRRNLGHDIPLLLLVGRDDRVGGPRSVHKLAEAYRTRSGLTDITTLVYPDARHEIFNELNQADVRADVIAWLGVRFPARD; this is translated from the coding sequence ATGCCCGAGTTCACCGATGCACACGGCATCGCGATCGTCTACGACGTCCATCCCGCCGCGGCCCGGCCGCGCGCCGTCATCCAGCTGCTGCACGGTGTCGGCGAGCACGTCGGTCGGTACCGGGCGCTGATCGATTCGCTCGTCGCGGCCGACTACACCGTGTACGCCGCCGACTTCCGCGGGCACGGGCGCACCGGCATGAAGCAGCACGGCACCGCCGACAAGCTCGGCCACCTGGGCCCGGGCGGCCTCGGCGCGACGCTGGCCGGGATCTGGCAGCTGACCGGGATCATCCGCCAGGAGCACCCCGACCTCCCGATCGTGGTCCTCGGCCACTCCGGCGGATCCTTCCTCGCGCAGAAGCTCATCAACCAGCATCCCGAGGGTTACGCCGGTCTCATCCTGTCAGGCTCGGCGCTGCGGATGCCGGGGTACCTCCGCACCGGCGGCCACAACAAGCCGTGGGCCGGCGAGAGCGCGACGGGCACCGAGTGGCTCGCGGCCGATCCCGAGGTGGGGGTGGCCTTCGCCGCCGACCCGCTCACCACGGGCGAGGCGCCGCTGAAGCTCTTCGGCCCCATCGAGGTCGCGAAGATCTACGGCCTGCCGCGCCGCAACCTCGGCCACGACATCCCGCTGCTCCTTCTCGTAGGGAGGGATGACCGGGTGGGAGGACCGCGCAGCGTGCACAAGCTCGCGGAGGCGTATCGCACGCGCTCGGGACTGACCGACATCACGACGCTCGTGTACCCCGACGCGCGGCACGAGATCTTCAACGAGCTGAACCAGGCGGACGTCCGCGCCGACGTCATCGCGTGGCTGGGAGTGCGATTCCCGGCGCGGGACTGA